From Neisseria cinerea:
CACCGAGGCGGTGGATAGCGGCGTATTTTTTGTTGCTGCCGATGCGGGCATAGTTGCTGCCGACCTGTGTGGTCAGGCTGGCGGCAAGTTGCCCGCTTTTTTGCAGGGTCTTGCCTCCCTAGTCTGCGGTGCGCTGATGAAAAACGGGTGTGAAACGGCGAGATGGGCAGATAAATCCTGCGGCTTGAAGGTCATGATGCCTTGACTGGTTTTGAGTTTGAGGTGGGGTTTGGGCATGATATGTACTCTTTAAATACCTTAATAACCTTTGGTTAATGCGCTTTTTCGGCGGATTTGGCGGCTGGCTACGCGTATCGGTCCGGTATTCAGCTCGTGGCTGGCGTAATGGGCAAGGACAAAGGCAATCGCCGCATCGCCGTGGCGTTTTTTGCCCTCTTGCCAAGCGTCTGACAGTCAAAAGCCGCACGAGCAAGGGATTGGAAAACAACAGCCTGCTCTATCCTATGGCGGTCAACAACTTGGTGGCGGCGGCGATGAATCAGGCGGCGGAGCTTGGTTTTGAGATGGTTGACGGCGATGTGGTACGGGGGGTGTGAGATGAAAAGAAACGAAATCGCACCGACTGTCATCATCGTATTGCTCTCCATCGTCATTATGGTACAGGCGGTGATGGCGGAAAACCTGCCGGCAGCATCCGCCCGTGCAGATATGGCAGTATGACCTCGAAAGGAATCTATATGTCTTTATCAACAGAAGAAAAACAACTGTATGCTGTTTTTATCCATAATGTGTACAATGGTGCCGTCCATGCCGATGCGGACGATATTACGCCTGAAGTTGCCGACATCTGCGACAAGCTTGCAACCGCCATTGCCCAATGTTCAAAAAAATGGTTTGGCCTGAGTCCATGTTTCGTGCATTTTACGGGCAACCGTTCTTGTCTTTGAGGACCGTATTGAAAAAGTTTGCAGGGTCTTTAGTCGAAAAATGGATTGAAACGATAGTAAAAGACAGGCGCTATCGTGTTTGTATCGCTGCCGCCGCATTGAATTGGCGGTAGACTTTAGAGATGGAGCTTATGGGAATCTGATAGCTTATGCTGGAAAAAATCATCGACTTTCTGTTCTTTCTCGACCAACGCCTTCCCTTTGTCAAAAACAGATGGGCGGCATTATTGGGGTCGTTGCCGTTTACGCTCCTGCTGCTGATTACCGACGGTAAAACCATCCGTATGCTGTTGTCGGAAACATCTTGGGGTATATGGGCCGTATGCTTTGTATTGGCAATTATGTGGTTTGACTGTAGGATAGACAGCCGCTTGAGGTTTTTACCGTATATCTGTATCGCTAAAATTGCTGTTTCATTCTTGTAAACGACAAACCGTCCGCCTCAGGGCGGTTTTTTACTGCCTCCGGCAAACATCTGTCGAAAAAAGTTTTAAACCCGATTAAAAGCCGTTTCAGACGGCATTTGCCACAATAACCTCATCCATCTGATGAGGTTTTTTTATGTCCTATGAAATTTTCCGCGCAGGGATGCGCACCGATGCAAACGGCAATACGGTAACGATTACTCCCGCCGACCTTGCCGCCGCCGCGCAAGCCTACGATCCGAAAGTGCATGAGGCTCCTATTGTGATCGGCCACCCGAAGGCGGATGCGCCGACTTACGGCTGGGTCAGCGGACTGAAAGCTGAGAACGGCGTACTGATGGCGGACTTTAACCAAGTCGATGAAGGCTTTGCGGATTTGGTTAAAGCCGGACGATATAAAAAAGTGTCGGCGAGTTTTTACCTGCCGACCAGCCCGAACAATCCCAAACCGGGTGTTTGGACGTTGCGCCATGTCGGCTTATCAACACCTATGCTTACCACGAAATGTTGACCCGTAAAGCCTTGAACGAAGCCTAGCGCCAGCAGCACCCTCGTTTTACAACGGAGTTGATGTTGGATTTTGCGGCGATGATGTGAATACGCCGCGCCTTGAGGCATCCGCCTCCCGCTGCACCATCCGTTTTGCCCTTGCAGTTTCCCACGGCGAATCCGTCGTCATCCCGCAAAGTACGCAGATTGCCGCAGGTGCGACCGTGTTTCAGACGGCATCGGAAGACACGCTCTCACCAGCCGGTCAAACTTTGGTTTTCATCAACTCCAGAAAACGTGTGCGGCAGACTTTCAAACGCCCTTTTCCTTCGTTGTCCTACATCATCATCCAAATAATGCGTATCAATCGGTTGGTGTCCGGGTGTTCGGTACGTTCGGCGAAGGAGATGCCGTCTGAAGAACGATACGGCAGACGCATATCGGACAATGCCGCCCACAGGGTAAATTCATCGGGCCTTTCGGTTTTGATTTTGCCGAATGCGGCACACTGGTCTTGAAAAAGCTGCCAACAGGCGTGGCAGTCCGCCAACGGGGGAGTTGAGTTCGGAAGAGATGATTTTGTAGTTTTTAATCAGGCGGTGGTACGGGTTTTGCGGAAAGGCGAGCGGCGACAGCTTCAGCGTATCGATAACGGGCAATGAAAGCCATGCCTGGTCGGGCGCGGCTTTTTTCAAATACGGCAGGTCGTGTTCGAGGAAGTTGTGCCCCATCAGCCATTCCGCACCTTCCGCAAGGGGTAGCATTTCCGCCAATGCCTTCCTGAATCCTTCTGCATGGTGGAAGCTTCGTTCAAACCCGAGGTCAAGATCGGGCCGGTATGCACCGATTTTGAAGACGGTATCGGTTTTGGGGTTAATTTCCAAGTCGATGATTAAAACGGCAGATACGGCAAAATCCATGGCGGTCGGGATGTTGGCATAAAACGGTCAATATACCATAGTGTTGAGCCTTTATCCCTGATTTCGGCAAGATGGCGGAGGGGTGCGTCCGGACGTATGCGCATACCTTCAGACGGCATACTTGTTCGGAAGCCCGATAATTTTCGTGCGGTTGAAGTAGGCAGGCGAATTGGTTAAACTTGCGGGCATATTATCTTTAGAGTGAACAGAATATGTCGAACAAAAAGAAAAAAGCCGCTTCCGCGCGCCCTGTCATGGCGAAGAAAGCGCGGCAGGCGGTTGTCGGCAATCCTGCCTCCCATATGGCGGAACCTTCGGAAATATCGGACATCAAAAATTCATATGATGATTTGATGTATGAATCCAAAGCATTTTCCCAAACCGCCATCAACGCTTTGGAGGCACGCGCCCGCATGATGGGCCTAAAGCCTGCCGCAGCGGGAAATGCCAAGGTCTTGGAGCTGGGCTGTTCGATGGGCGGCAATATCATCACGCAGGCACTTTATTACCCGGATGCGGAATTTATCGGTATCGACTTGTCCGGCAGGCAGGTTGCGCAGGGCAACGCCATCATTGAAAAAATGGGCTTGAAAAATGTGCGCCTGGAAGAAAAAGATATTTTGACCGTTGATGAATCATTCGGGAAGTTCGACTATATCATCGTGCACGGCATTTGGTCGTGGGTTCCCGATACGGTTAAAGACAAAATCTTTTCGATTTGCCGGAACAACCTGACCGAACACGGCATTGCCTATATTTCGTACAACGTCTACCCGGGATGGAAGCGTTCGGAACAGATACGCGAAATCATGTTGTTTTCAAGCAGCGGTATGCAGGGTGAATCCTTGGCATTAAGGACGCGGAAAGGTTTGGATACGGTCAACGCACTGGCGGAAATCCTGGAAAGCGACAAGGGCTTCAGAAATAACGAAAAACTTCAGTCCATGCGTAATGTGTTGGGTAAGAACGGTTATTATGTCGCCCATGAGTATATGGAAGCATTCAACGATCCGATTTACGTCAACGGCTTCATCGAATGGGCCAACCGCCACCGACTCGCATATATCGGCGATACCAGGCTGTCGATGTCTTTTATTTCCTGGATGGCGGAGCATACCAGGGAGAGGATAAAAGCATTGACAAACGGGGATTATATTGCCAAAGAACTTTATATCGACATCCTTTTCGATAGTGAGTTCCGTCGTTCGCTTTTATGCCGTCAGGAAGAGGGGCACAATATCGCCCGAAACGAGACGGTTCCTATTGAAATTATGGAAAACCTGTATTTCCGGCTTGTACAGGGTACGGGTATCGACCTGGATGAAAGCAATACCATGTTGTCCGGCATCCGCGAGGTTATGAGCGGCGGAGAACCGTTTAGAACCGAAGATGTTGTGGCGAATCTGAACAGGCGTTTTCCGGGTTTGGCATTTGACCGGGTGCAGATTAATTCCCAGCTTCTATTGCAGACGATTACCGGATATTTTGCCGTTTCGTCGGACAAAGGGGAAAAACTTACCTTCGAAGACCATAAAACCTACGTACCTGCACGCTTTACAGACTATGTTGCCGCTTTTGTGGAGCACGGTGCGGAGCAGTTTGTCAAACCGGCCAACCGTTACAACGAAGGTACGCCTTCATTTGGATACGGGCACTTGTACATTATGCGGCAATTGTCGCAGCCGACGACCAAACAGGCGGTGATAGATGCGGTTGCCGAAAATTTGAACATCGTTACCACTACGGTCGACGGTTTGAAATTCAATCCGCCTGCAAGAGTTTATGTAGAACAAATCCTGTCAGAGTTGGCAGAAAGGCATTTTTTTGCTCAGGCAGACTGATTATCTGAAACCGTCGGCCGTCATGACAAACCGCCCGTTACGCATTTCTTGCGGCAGGGCGGAATTTGCAAGGCTATGCCGTTCAAACAACTACCACACAGACATATTATGAATACATTTACCCTAGCCGATACCAGGCCGTATCCCCAAAATCCGATTAAAAACCACCTGCTGCTCAATGCCTACCAGCTGGCGCATAATTCTTCCCAGGCTTCGCGCAAGCTTTCATCTGAGCAGCTTCAAACCGAAATAAGGGGAATGCTTCAGCAAAACCACTATATCAACCTTTCTCTTGCGCTGACCATGACTCCCGATGCCGGAACTTATACCGCGCTGCTTTCCAGCGTGAATTCGGTACTCGATTGCGAAAAAGACGGGGAAGTGCAGTGGTTTGCCCTGCCGCTCGTGCTGGTGTCCGGCTGTAAGAAAGAGCGTACTGTCGATATGAAGGTGCCGACAGCGGAATTGTTTGCCTGCCTGCAAAACTATCCGCACCTGCGCGCGTTAACCCAGGATACGCAATGGCTGCCTTATCTTGTACATTCCTCCGATTTGAGTGCCGTTACCCCCGATATATGGTGGCGCGCAAAACAGAATGAAGAGGCGGCTGCCGGACATTTGCGCAGTTTTGAGGAACGTCCGCTCGTCATGCCTGAAGGACAATCTGTCCATGTGGTCTATGCACTGGGTTTCGGCAGCGGCAAGGTTCAGACGGCATTGGGTCAGAACCTTCTTCAGGCAGGCTTGCCCCTGATGCAGGTATGGCAGGAAAAGCTCGCATCGGAAGGTGTTACGCTGTTTGTCAATCCGCTTTCCCCGGATTCTCCGGTACGCGCGCTTTCTGATGGCAGCCATACACGCCAGCGCATGGCGATGGATGTTTTTGCTGCAAACGCGATACGGGCCATCCGTATGCAGAGCCCGCGGGTCGGCGTGGTCGCTGCGGCAAAGGCGGGCGGACAGATTCTATTCGGATTTAATGCGACCGACAGCGCGTTCGAAGTCGTACCACAGGTATTCTCATGGCAGCTTTCCTTTACCGATAACATTGCCGTCATCCAGCAGAATTTCCTCGACCTGATGGCGGAGTGCCGCGTGGAACACGTTTACCTGCTGCATGATGCATTGAATGAGTACGAGGACATTCCAAGTTATGCGGAAGCATTGAAACGGGAAGGACACAACCCGTTTTTCAGCGGTCAATACGATTGACGGCCACATGCCGTCTGAAAAAGATTCGGTTTCAGACAGCATGGGTATGTATCGGGAAAAGGAAATATGGGTAAACCGAAAGTTCTTTTTGTCTGTTTGGGCAACATCTGCCGCTCTCCGATGGCGGAATATGTCTTACGCCGACGTGCGGCCGAGGTAGGTATAACGGTTGAGACCGACAGCGCCGGAACATCCGGCTGGCACGACGGTGAGGATATGCACCGAGGTACGGCGGAGATATTGAAAAAATACGGCATTGACGCTTCAGGATTTGTCAGCCGCAAAATACGGCAAAGCGATGCGTCAGCGTTTGACTACATCATCGCGATGGACGGCAAGAATTTGTCCGATTTGGAAAAAACCTTCGGCAGGCAGCCGGAAAAAATACTCAAGCTGACCGACCTGATACCCGAAAGCGGTTACGACCATGTACCCGACCCTTGGTACACGGGTGATTTTGAAGAAACATACAGGCTTGTAGATGCAGGCTGCAGGGCGTTTTTAGAAAAAATTTCCCGATAACATATCAGGACATCAATACGAAACATTCCGCGTCCGGTGTTAAGACGGCATAAACAGGGAATTTATGAAAACAAATTTCAAACAGAAAATTATCGAACAGGCACGCAGAGAGGGCTTACAGGTAACCGTTTTGCGCGAGCAGGTACTCGATATCGTTTTGCAGCAAAGCGGCGTGATTAAAGCCTACAATGTTTTGTCGCAGATGCAGCAGCAAAGCGAGGGCGTGGTTGCGCCGCCGACGGCCTACCGCGCCCTTGATTTTTGGGCGGAGCAGGGCGTTTTGCACAAAGTGGCGGCGGTCAACGGCTATATTTTGTGCAGCCACGCGCAGCATGAGTGCAACGACCATTGCCACGACCACGAAGAAGCCGAAGCGCACCACAGCGCGTTTATTTTGGTCTGCACCGAATGCGGTACGGCGGACGAGCAAACCCTGAGCCACGAGTGGGCGGCACTGCGCGCAGGCGTTGCCGAAAGCGGCTTTGCGCTGAAAGAAGAACACGTTGTTTTAACTGGAATCTGTAAAAAATGTCAGAAGTGAAAAAAACCAAAGTCCACCTGATTTCAGGTTTTCTGGGAACAGGAAAAACCACTGCGCTCAAAAGCCTGATGGGGCAGAAAGACCCGAACGAAAAATGGGTCATCATCGTCAACGAGTTTGGCGAAATCGGCATTGACGGCGCGGTATTGAGCGACAACGGCATCCCTGTGGCAGAAATCGCCGGCGGCTGTTTGTGTTGCACCGCCGGCCCGCAAATGGGCGTAACCGTGCAAAAAATGCTGCGCGATGCCAAGCCCGACCGCCTGATGATTGAAGCAAGCGGACTGGCGCACGCCGCCAGCGTCATCGACGAATTGAAAGCCAAACCGCTGGACAGCCTTTTAGAAATCGGCGCCGTCTTTACCGTCGTCGATCCGCGCCAGTTCATCAACCCCGATTACGCGCAACAGGCGTTGTATAAAGACCAAATCGGCATTTGCGACGTATTGGTCGCCAGCAAAACCGATTTATGCACCCCCGAACAGCTTGCCGAATTTCACGACAAAGCGGCAAAACTGTTTCCACCCAAAGCCAAAGTGGTCGAAGTCCAAAACGCACAACTCGATATCCAATGGCTCGATATTCCCGTCATCGAAAAATCACGCTACCGCCTCAAAGCCCTGCCGGACAACACCATGGGCTTCCAGTCGCAAGGTTTCACTTTCCCCGCAGGCCGCGATTTTGACGGCGAAAAGCTGACCAACTTCTTCAACGACCTGCCCAAATTCACAGACGGCCTCGTCCGCGCCAAAGGCGTGTTCCAAGTGCTCGGCACATGGGTGTGGCTCAACTGGGTGGACGGGCAATGGGGCGCCAATCAAGTCTCATGGCGGCGCGATTCGCGCTTCGAGCTGATTGCTAAATCGTTTGATGCGGATTTAATCGAACAAAAACTTAAAGACGCATTGGAATAGTGTTCACGTGCTTTCAGACGGCATATGAAATGAAAATGCCGTCTGAAGGTCTGAGGAGGATGGGATGAAACCCAAATTCAAAACCGTTTTAACCGCGCTGCTTTTGGCGGCTTCCCTGCCGTCTATGGCGGCAACCCATGTTTTGATGGAAACCGACATGGGTAATATCCGTTTGGTTTTGGACGAGTCCAAAGCCCCCAAAACCGTTGCCAATTTCGTGCGCTATGCCCGAAAAGGCTTTTACGACGACACCGTTTTTCACCGCGTTATCGACGGTTTTGTTATCCAGGGCGGCGGATTTACCGAGGACTTGGTACAAAAGGCAACCGATAAGGCCGTTGCCAACGAATCCGGCAACGGCTTGAAAAACACCGTCGGTACCATCGCCATGGCGCGGACGGCCGATCCGGATTCCGCCACCAGCCAATTCTTTATCAATCTGGCGGACAATGATTCACTCAACTACAAAAACGGACAATACGGCTATACCGTTTTCGGCAGGGTCGAAAGCGGCATGAACACCGTTTCCAAAATCGTCCGCGTCAAAACCGCCACGCGCGGCTTTTATCAAAACGTACCCGTACGGTCCGTCAAAATCCGCCGCGTTGTTGTCGAGTAATATAACGGGAAACCTTCAGAAAGCCGAAACGGAAAAAGCAGGCGTTTGGGGTTGAAAAGTGTCTGCTTCGGGATTTTAAAATGCCGTCTGAAACGCCAAACGGGCTTCAGACGGCATTTTTGACGGCGGAGGCCTATGCGCCGCAAGTTTTCGGTTTGTTCGCTAGAATGTTGATGACTTTGCGTTCGGCTTTTTGCGGCTCGATTTTGATTTCGCTCTCATCTTCTTCGCTGCCGTCTGAAAAACGTTCGGGCATTTTTTCGCTGTCAAATGCCAAATCGCCGCCGTGTTTCAGGTTTTGACCGCGTTCCAATCCGACAAAGTCAAAGAGTTCGGTATCGGCAAGGTGGGAAGGGACGACGTTTTGCAGGGCGGAGAACATCGATTCGATACGGCCGGGGAAGCGTTTGTCCCAATCGCGCAGCATATCGCCGATGACTTGGCGTTGCAGGTTGGGCTGCGAGCCGCAGAGGTTACACGGGATAATCGGGAACTGTTTCAGCTCGGCGTATTTGATCAAATCTTTCTCTTTCACATACGCCAGCGGGCGGATGACGATGTGTTCGCCGTTATCGCTCACCAGCTTGGGCGGCATGGCTTTGAGTTTGCCGCCGTAAAACATATTTAAAAACATGGTGGCGAGGATGTCGTCGCGGTGGTGTCCCAAGGCGATTTTGGTACAGCCTAATTCTTTTGCGGTACGGTAGAGGATGCCGCGGCGCAGGCGGCTGCACAGCGAACAAGTCGTTTTGCCTTCGTCCAACACGCGTTTGACGGTGGAGTAGGTGTCTTCTTCGACGATTTTGTACGGCACGCCTATGCTTTCGAGATAGGTCGGCAATACTTCTTCGGGGAAGCCCGGCTGTTTTTGGTCGAGATTGACGGCAACCAGTTCGAAATCAATCGGCGCGCTGGCTTGGAGCTGGCGCAGGATGTCTAACAGGGCGTAGCTGTCTTTGCCGCCGGAGAGGCAGACCATGATTTTGTCGCCCGGCTCGATCATGTTGAAATCGTTAATTGCGTCGCCGACGGCGTGGCGCAGGCGTTTGCTGAGTTTGTTGTTTTCCAGTTCTTGTTTGGTTTTTTTGGACATGGCGGTGGTTTGAAAAATTAGGGATGCGGCATTGTAACCGAAAACAGGGGCGGTTTTAAAATGCCGTCTGAAAAAGGTTCAGACGGCATTAGAGGGATTATTCTGCATTTTCGGTTTTAAAGAAGAGATGAACCGCTTTGAAGATACCGCCGTTTGGGACGGTCAGTTCTTTTTGTGCGGCGGAGAATTTAATCACGGCAAGGGCGGTAAAGTTTTCCGAATCTTTAACGCTGTCGAGCACGATGCCGGCCTCTTCGCCGTCTGCCGCCAGCAGGGTTCCTGCTTCGACGGCCGAATTTCCCGACAATACCGCCAAGCCGCGTTTGACCTGCCCCCGATACTGGGCACGGGCAATGATTTCCTGTCCCGGATAGCAGCCTTTTTTGAAGTGTACGCCGCCGATGATGTGCTGGTTGAGCATTTGGGCAACGGCAGTTTCTTTGGTAGCCGCGCATATCCACGGATAGCCGCTGCGGATTTCATGAAGCTTCCATGCGCTTTCGGCAGCGGCATCATAAGGGGGCAGGGCGGTTTCTGGTGCGATGCGAAGGATGCCGCCATGAGGCAGAGCGATAGAGCAGATGCCGTCTGAATCTTGTTGTGCGGCAAAGGCAAGGTTGGGTTCTCGTGCGGCAAGCGGTTCGGCAGATTCTGCCAACTCTGCGCCGACACCGTAGTTGTCCGGTATTTCGAAAACGACTTTGGCGCGAAGGACGAACATGCGAAGGCGTTTGACGGTTGACTCGGTCAAGTCTTCGGACATGGCGAGCAGCAGGTCGTCTCCCCGGTTGATGACGAGCATATTGGCAATCACACGGCCTTTGGGCGTATTGTAAGTCGCATAACACGCTTGTCCGGACTGAAGATGGTTGATGTCGTTGGAAAGCTGGCCGTGCAGGAAACTTTGGCGGTCTTTGCCGCTGACGCGGACTACGCCGAAAGAGGGTAATAATGTTTTCATGATGTGTGTACTCCAAATCGGAAGGTTCGGCGTGCTTATGCAGCCGTTGTTTTTCGGGCTGCCGTTACTTTGATTTCGACGCGCCATTCCGGACGGGCGAGACGTGCTTCCACACAGATACGCGCAGGCGTTCTGCCTGAAACGACCCAGCCGTCCCAAATTTCGTTCATCTCGCCATAATCGCCCATGTCGCGCAGATAGACGGCTGCCTCTATGATATGCGCCCTGTCCGAACCGCATTCTTCAAGCCAGCGGTCGATTTGGGACAGCACGTCGGCAGTCTGTTCCGCCACCGTCTGCCCGTTTTCGGGAACCATGCCGGAGAGGAAAATCAAATCGCCGGCGCAAACTGCTTCCGAGTAACGGGGGGTTGTGCCGAAATACCGGATATCCATATTGGTTTCCTTCAATAAAGGGGATATATGGTAACATTGCATTTGGGTGATTTCCATGTTTTGCGTAACGAAAAATGAGTAAACAGACCTATCCGGTAACACCGGCAGTACGCGTTTTGCGTGAAAACGGCATTAAGTTCGAGCCTTTCATCTATCCCTACGAGGAACACGGCGGTACGGCCCAATTTGCGCGCCTGTTTGAAAAAGACGAACATCTGGTCGTCAAAACCATTGTTTTACAGGATGAAAACAGGCAGGGGCTGATTGTTTTGATGCACGGCGACAAGCAGATTTCGACCCGTAATCTGGCGAGGTATTTGGGCGTGAAACATATCGAACCCGCCACGCCCGCGCAGGCGAATAAGTGGACCGGCTACCTGGTCGGGGGGACAACGCCGTTCGGTATCAAGACAAAGTTGGATATTTACGTCGAACAGTCGGTAATGGATTTGGAAACCATCTATATCAACGGTGGAAAACGCGGGTTCATTATCGGTATCCGCCCCGATGATTTAAATATTTTGAACCCGAAAACAATACAGGCAGCGGTTTAACAGGGAAGTATAAAGGAGCAATATGGATAAGGATTTATATGCTGTATTAGGCGTGTCGGAGCAGGCGGGTGCGGACGAAATCAAGCTTGCCTACCGCAAACTGGCGATGAAGTATCATCCCGACCGCAATCCCGGCAATCCTCTGGCGGAAGAGAAATTCAAAGAAATACAATATGCCTATGAAATTCTTTCGGATGAGGGAAAACGGGCGCAATATAACGCTGCCTTCAGGCAATCTTTCAGTCAATATGAAGAAGGGGAAGAGCAGGTTTTCCGCAGGGAGCGGGCGAGGAAGGAGCGTTTTTATCGTCAGCAGTCCGGCCGCGGCCAGGCATACGGGCAGGAGTTTGAATGGCGTTCATCCGACGGATACAATGCTTCCGGGTCATCAGGTAAGGCCGGCGGCCAGAACTATGTTCTCGCTGCCTACATCCTTTTCGGATTGGGTGTAATGGTGCAAGTCATGCCCCTTATCGGTGTCATTCTTGCCTATGTGAAGCGTAAGGATTTTGAGGATATCGTTTATGTCGTACATGCTGAATATCTGATTAAAACCTTTTGGCGGACGTTATGGCTTTATATTTTGGGCGCGCTGACCACGGCTTTCGGTATCGGCGTGCTGATTATCATTGCGGCAACCGTTTGGTATTTTTACCGTGTCATCGTCGGGTTTGTCCGTTTCAACGACCGCAGGATGGTTATTCCTGAGAAATGGATATAATATGGCCTATCTTTTAGTCAGCATCATTTTCAGTGTTTCTGTTTCCATATTATTGAAAATGGCAAGGAAGAAAAAAATTGAGATTGCGCAGGCGGTCGCCGTCAATTATGTGGTCGCGGTAATACTGACCCTGCTGGTATTGAAGCCGGATGTCGGCAATATCGGCGCATTTTTGCCGACATGGTGGCTGTTTGCCGCATTGGGCGTGTTGTTGCCGTCTGTATTCGTCGTCATGGGTAAATCCGTAGAAGCCGCAGGCATTGTCAAATCCGACGCGGCACAGCGCCTGTCGCTGTTTTTGCCGATTGTTGCGGCACTGACCCTGTTTGGTGAAAAACTCAGCGAAGGCAGACTAATCGGACTGTGCCTCGCATTTGCCGCACTCTTCTGCCTGTTATGGAAGCACGAAGGCGGTAAAACATCCGGAAGCGCATGGCGTCAGGTGGTATTGCTGCTGGGCGTATGGGCAGGTTACGGCATTATCGATATCTTGTTTAAGCAGCTTGCCAAAAGCGGAACGGCATTTTCAGGCAACCTTCTGATTGCATTTGCTTTATCCGGTATTTTGATATTTGCCTACCTATTGTCCAAATCAGTCAAATGGCGTATTGAGAGTGTGGTCGGCGGCGCACTATTGGGCGGTTTGAACTTCATGAATATCGTAACTTATATCACTGCCCACCAAATCATGAAAGACAATCCGACCTTGGTTTTTGCCGGTATGAATATCGGCGTGATTGTTTTGGGTACGCTTTCAGGATCATTGTTTTTTAAAGAGAAAATTAATGCTGTCAATACGGCAGGCATTGTACTGTCATTATGCTCCATTGCCTGCCTGTTCTATTGGACAGAAGTTAAGACATTGTTCGGAATATAATCCGGCTGATTGATATAACAAAATGCCGTCTGAAACAGGAAAATGCTGCTTCAGACGGCATTTGTTCATAATGTTTACAGATGAGGATTCATCAGGTTCTCGGGGGAGAGGATGCGGTTGATTTCTTCTTCGCTTAACAGGCCGCGCTCCAGTACGACTTCGCGCACGCCTTTGCCGGTCTGGGCGCAGATTTTGCCGACCAAGTCGCCGTTGTGGTGGCCGATGTACGGATTCAGATAAGTCACCAAACCGATGGAGTTGA
This genomic window contains:
- a CDS encoding DMT family transporter; the protein is MAYLLVSIIFSVSVSILLKMARKKKIEIAQAVAVNYVVAVILTLLVLKPDVGNIGAFLPTWWLFAALGVLLPSVFVVMGKSVEAAGIVKSDAAQRLSLFLPIVAALTLFGEKLSEGRLIGLCLAFAALFCLLWKHEGGKTSGSAWRQVVLLLGVWAGYGIIDILFKQLAKSGTAFSGNLLIAFALSGILIFAYLLSKSVKWRIESVVGGALLGGLNFMNIVTYITAHQIMKDNPTLVFAGMNIGVIVLGTLSGSLFFKEKINAVNTAGIVLSLCSIACLFYWTEVKTLFGI
- a CDS encoding DUF4870 family protein; translation: MDKDLYAVLGVSEQAGADEIKLAYRKLAMKYHPDRNPGNPLAEEKFKEIQYAYEILSDEGKRAQYNAAFRQSFSQYEEGEEQVFRRERARKERFYRQQSGRGQAYGQEFEWRSSDGYNASGSSGKAGGQNYVLAAYILFGLGVMVQVMPLIGVILAYVKRKDFEDIVYVVHAEYLIKTFWRTLWLYILGALTTAFGIGVLIIIAATVWYFYRVIVGFVRFNDRRMVIPEKWI
- the ygfZ gene encoding CAF17-like 4Fe-4S cluster assembly/insertion protein YgfZ, with amino-acid sequence MKTLLPSFGVVRVSGKDRQSFLHGQLSNDINHLQSGQACYATYNTPKGRVIANMLVINRGDDLLLAMSEDLTESTVKRLRMFVLRAKVVFEIPDNYGVGAELAESAEPLAAREPNLAFAAQQDSDGICSIALPHGGILRIAPETALPPYDAAAESAWKLHEIRSGYPWICAATKETAVAQMLNQHIIGGVHFKKGCYPGQEIIARAQYRGQVKRGLAVLSGNSAVEAGTLLAADGEEAGIVLDSVKDSENFTALAVIKFSAAQKELTVPNGGIFKAVHLFFKTENAE
- a CDS encoding RidA family protein, which translates into the protein MDIRYFGTTPRYSEAVCAGDLIFLSGMVPENGQTVAEQTADVLSQIDRWLEECGSDRAHIIEAAVYLRDMGDYGEMNEIWDGWVVSGRTPARICVEARLARPEWRVEIKVTAARKTTAA
- the ybaK gene encoding Cys-tRNA(Pro) deacylase, which translates into the protein MSKQTYPVTPAVRVLRENGIKFEPFIYPYEEHGGTAQFARLFEKDEHLVVKTIVLQDENRQGLIVLMHGDKQISTRNLARYLGVKHIEPATPAQANKWTGYLVGGTTPFGIKTKLDIYVEQSVMDLETIYINGGKRGFIIGIRPDDLNILNPKTIQAAV